Proteins from a genomic interval of Plasmodium berghei ANKA genome assembly, chromosome: 6:
- a CDS encoding high mobility group protein B3, putative — protein MEVATEGGSFEKLQFKKCEDKYILDQHLRTCFSYLLLYIIKECDYLYKIKYNIIQNALKTCNNQYKYSNLNNYKTLSYLLYSQKWDNNIIYDIINNSNYFCNYFELYNEENYFPQNIHNINQTKIKYLSNPYECVKSSINLKEQNKYEEIPPYILFDNTTIRGVTIHHSLENEFPQILDGIKPFLSANKHHDNKKQAKKMNTIIDTNNHNHICKTFISSFQNDINKTDIDTFNESIYEYGQHSKCLQYIQREILNNNIVKDEISLSEYKPLHNIDNISRFSRNCEYRDNSSRNNDAGQDNNDKHERKRGKEQEINNNDNDNNNDNNNNNDNNDNNNDNNNNNDNNDNNNDNNNNNNDNNDNNNDNNDNNNDNNDNNNDNNDNNNDNNDNNNDNNDNNNDNNDNNNDNNDNNNDNNDNNNDNNDNNNDNNDNNNDNNDNNNDNNDNNNDNNNNNENNDNNNGEEGNDKNGEDGEGENVEKEISEKEKYKFFYKKIKEIKSNVFVKKCKNVEKHFKKKIFNYINKNNIICNMNIDTIFIYMKNIYYLILNNKQLVFFFIYNTNDVMNAIINTEKFNEINYSEKNFFLYFLTNEKEIYKKIFDAINLKYDKNELILKLKKLKKRLNDLKHTEETNLFEESMKQLELFKDIKKCVNTNNSNSQNNISNQDIYKLFNYTNKRFLKNYKTVSHKLSLKNLLPKLYNCKDLKETNNLICNVGKHVKSVTKSGVGYDGKKKKKNKKNKEANMKKNNMNNYMPNMNFHYNNFAKGANINTFINNNIDNSQINNSFNYLGDFQNVQNNGQSNNNISNYSKFYNNMQYVQHMQHTGNFKDNNLNDKNGNKNNETDEKGDEHEVKKKAIRGITSFTLFAREKRKELLNQKVFLGSSLTEQTSAVAKIWNNLSDEKKKEWAVKASKINEENFLLQKKKKKRKFTAFSIFAREKRKEYKEKNIDMGLTLAQQNSYVSKLWKQLSNEEKNRYKYLSNTVNAAVAKNNKNQINYINGQKVSGFKGRIKALDNMMSQHFSNNNNFMYNDMNNMSNFNNSNNNNKIMYSQNQAMMGNENNPYNMNYMTNMQNIAQGDNNMNYFNYIENMNKNISMEYINNDMNMIPDNGDDKGKKNSLKKNKKKKNENLNGPNQPMNNPNYMLKNTNSFNQQNYNSLSYHNDGLNNTNNYYPLSFPNDNNDEINNNKINNNSELYRNIVINNNTQNLITENNQNVMINNMYDQNQISMNANNIVNTTTQMTNMKNDMIINSDAPIINNAKGDHNISINQIDNNELIQNHANAYITNGLNNNNVNVNENSGISNKINFPVHEHSEFSFNKYSNETNEIYEHDNGNTAGASNGQTNMVMHNYQVINGNQKKGAKIDVILKKKIMKDEKKKLKEEKMMLKEFDKRRKQLLKAEKLMEKNKNKKMPNSDNNGIAGIDSNSEYYDSANIMNNNNNNNNNNNNMGMYMNINNYDISNPLINNPMINNYNFYANPDKKSINPLNNNSINIVNNTPTTISTRNNTNNTNNNNGVISAPTNEGNNDNHLSNKGLINFKHVINGNGQNISNDDEFPNYTYANKFMTDSGGVIRNNNSITNDTNIQISDDIKKYDHVINNNTHDNTKLANHISDHHHISNDQIPNPETNSSAVSSNIPDAINHPTYLNVNKEYYNNTNYFNNVISNDQIIFQHTNGTSNVVNNGVPIKYLIENGSSSNKIYGYNNNNYLNNINQNERTTNGISGESNNNSGVIIKNDEYFNTITIEKDNNNNNKINNSISYDPDDNNHNYNNINNPSTHIHKSKQHNQSQYINLNETINNDINMGMNMEYNNELNYININNNDNNNNNKKKNNTTSYFYPHNRNNNIPNNFLPKTNENNTTSLNCMPNGDNIMYFPDHVVSENKISGNLVYFDSDMNRISGGIEDIEINGHKRKQFFNNASHFLELVDKKIIKRKKKKSSSLNAVNGDNDTIWDLVLKNKTKRERRKNKKSNNITIDNTLDDIINFDKNQNNDLNMLCLNNNGYYLNNDNDNQIETNEINELTDKERNEQHPEEDSHNPNNENEDDILSFLNICMPNYSTKLNINERGEVVYDDKRTYNSNTIMNDNDNNFNFLMKTKNKVNENLNNCQIEKYNNAYKKAKLCKWSEQQTNKFYEVIEMFGIDLMMVKALLPSFTDKQIRDKYKKEKKNNPYRIDQALKKNKEIDLEAYENEHGKIDHSTHHNYYDSTSDLDNSSPKKNNKDVDDSEINILSIFGNKDDDYNNNAKNQGENTGITDFNILTLF, from the exons atggAAGTAGCAACAGAAGGGGGATCCTTTGAAAAGctacaatttaaaaaatgtgaagATAAGTATATTTTAGATCAACATTTAAGGACTTGTTTtagttatttattattatatattataaaggAATGcgattatttatataaaataaaatataatattatacaaaatgCTTTGAAAACATGCAACAATCAATACAAATATTCCAacttaaataattataaaacattgtcatatttattatattctcAGAAATgggataataatataatttatgatattataaataattccaattatttttgtaattattttgaattatataatgaagaaaattatttccctcaaaatattcataacataaatcaaacaaaaataaaatacttaTCAAATCCTTATGAATGTGTTAAAAGTTCAATCAATTTaaaagaacaaaataaatatgaagaaATACCACCTTATATACTATTTGATAACACAACAATAAGGGGTGTAACAATACATCATAGTTTAGAAAATGAATTTCCCCAAATTTTGGATGGAATAAAACCATTCTTATCAGCAAATAAGCATCAcgataataaaaaacaagccaaaaaaatgaacacTATTATTGACACCAACAACCATAATCATATTTGTAAAACTTTTATTTCGTCATTtcaaaatgatataaataaaactgATATTGACACATTTAATGAATCCATATATGAATATGGACAGCACTCAAAATGCTTACAATATATTCAAAgagaaatattaaataataatattgtgaAAGACGAAATTTCTTTATCTGAATACAAACCCCTTCACaatattgataatattaGTCGATTTAGTAGAAATTGTGAATATCGAGATAATAGTAGTCGAAATAACGATGCCGGACAAGATAACAATGATAAACATGAAAGAAAAAGAGGTAAAGAAcaggaaataaataataatgacaatgacaataataatgacaataacaataataatgacaacaatgacaataataatgacaataacaataataatgacaacaatgacaataataatgacaacaataacaataataatgacaacaatgacaataataatgacaacaatgacaataataatgacaacaatgacaataataatgacaacaatgacaataataatgacaacaatgacaataataatgacaacaatgacaataataatgacaacaatgacaataataatgacaacaatgacaataataatgacaacaatgacaataataatgacaacaatgacaataataatgacaacaatgacaataataatgacaacaatgacaataataatgacaacaatgacaataataatgacaataacaataataatgaaaacaatgacaataataatggTGAAGAGGGAAACGACAAAAATGGAGAAGATGGTGAAGGGGAAAATGTTGAGAAGGAAATTAGtgaaaaggaaaaatataaatttttttataagaaaataaaagaaataaaatcgaatgtttttgtaaaaaaatgcaaaaatgttgaaaaacacttcaaaaaaaaaatatttaattacataaataagaataatataatatgcaaCATGAATATAGATacaatattcatttatatgaaaaatatatattatttaattttaaacaataaacaattagtattttttttcatatataatactaaTGATGTTATGAATGCTATTATTAATACAGAAAAATTTAACGAAATAAATTAcagtgaaaaaaatttttttttatatttcttaacaaatgaaaaagagatatataaaaaaatatttgatgcaataaatttaaaatatgataaaaatgaacttatattaaaattaaaaaaattaaaaaaaaggttaaatgatttaaaaCATACAGAagaaacaaatttatttgaagAAAGTATGAAACAACTTGAGTTATTTAAAgatatcaaaaaatgtgTTAACACTAATAATTCCAATtctcaaaataatatttccaaccaagatatttataaactttttaattatacaaataaaaggtttttaaaaaattataagaCAGTATCTCATAAACTgtcattaaaaaatttgttacccaaattatataattgtaaagatttaaaagaaactaataatttaatatgtaATGTTGGTAAGCATGTTAAAAGTGTTACAAAGAGTGGTGTTGGATATGAtggaaaaaagaaaaaaaaaaacaaaaagaataaagaagcaaacatgaaaaaaaataatatgaataattatatgCCTAATATGAATTTTCATTACAATAACTTTGCTAAAGGTGCAAATATCAATACCTTTATcaacaataatatagataattctcaaataaataactcGTTTAATTATTTGGGGGATTTTCAAAATGTTCAAAACAATGGGcaatcaaataataatattagcAACTATTCGAAATTTTATAACAATATGCAGTATGTACAACATATGCAACATACTGGAAATTTTAAAGACaacaatttaaatgataaaaatggtaataaaaataatgaaacaGATGAAAAAGGTGATGAACAtgaagtaaaaaaaaaagcaataAGAGGTATAACTTCATTTACCTTATTTGCCCgagaaaaaagaaaagaattGTTAAATCAAAAAGTATTTCTAGGAAGCTCTTTAACGGAACAAACATCTGCTGTTGCTAAAATTTGGAATAATTTAagtgatgaaaaaaaaaaagaatggGCTGTTAAAGCAtccaaaataaatgaagaaaattttttattacaaaaaaaaaaaaaaaaaagaaaatttacTGCTTTTAGTATATTTGCTCgtgaaaaaagaaaagagtataaagaaaaaaatatcgatATGGGTTTAACATTAGCTCAACAAAATTCTTATGTATCAAAATTATGGAAACAATTATctaatgaagaaaaaaatagatataaatatttgtcGAATACTGTAAATGCCGCTGtagcaaaaaataataaaaatcagataaattatattaatggCCAAAAAGTTAGTGGATTTAAAGGAAGAATTAAAGCTTTAGATAATATGATGAGTCAACacttttcaaataataataatttcatGTATAAcgatatgaataatatgtCAAACTTTAACAATagtaacaataataataaaattatgtatagCCAAAACCAAGCAATGATgggaaatgaaaataatccatataatatgaattatatgACTAATATGCAAAATATTGCACAAGgcgataataatatgaattattttaattatatagaaaatatgaataaaaatatttcaatgGAATACATAAACAATGATATGAATATGATTCCTGATAATGGAGATGATAaaggtaaaaaaaattccttaaaaaaaaataaaaaaaaaaaaaatgaaaatttgaATGGTCCAAATCAACCCATGAATAATCCTAACTATATGCTAAAAAATACCAATTCATTTAATCAACAAAATTACAATTCTTTATCATATCACAATGATGGTTTAAATAATACTAACAATTATTATCCCTTATCTTTTcctaatgataataatgatgaaattaataataacaaaataaataataattctgAATTGTACAgaaatattgttattaataACAATACTCAGAATTTGATAACagaaaataatcaaaatgttatgataaataatatgtatgATCAAAATCAAATATCCATGAATGCCAATAATATAGTAAATACAACTACACAAATGACcaatatgaaaaatgatATGATTATAAATTCTGATGCCcctataataaataatgcaaaaggagatcataatatatcaataaatcaaatagataataatgaattgATACAAAATCATGCTAATGCTTATATAACCAATGGActtaataataacaatgtgaatgtaaatgaaaattctggaatatcaaataaaataaattttccaGTACATGAACATAGcgaattttcatttaataaatattcaaatgAAACGAATGAAATTTATGAGCATGATAATGGAAATACTGCTGGGGCATCAAATGGCCAAACTAATATGGTTATGCATAACTATCAAGTAATAAATGGtaatcaaaaaaaagggGCAAAAATTGatgttattttaaaaaaaaaaattatgaaagatgaaaaaaaaaaattaaaagaagaaaaaatgatgtTAAAAGAGTTTGATAAAAGAAGGAAGCAATTATTAAAAGctgaaaaattaatggaaaaaaataaaaataaaaaaatgccTAATAGTGACAATAATGGAATTGCGGGTATTGATTCAAATTCAGAATATTATGATTCTgcaaatataatgaataacaataataataataataataataacaacaATATGGGTAtgtatatgaatataaacaattatGATATCTCCAATCCGTTAATAAATAACCCAATGATTaacaattataatttttatgcaAACCCCGATAAGAAAAGCATAAACCctttgaataataatagtataaaCATTGTAAATAATACACCAACTACTATAAGTACTCGAAACAATactaataatacaaataacaACAATGGTGTTATTTCTGCGCCTACTAATGAAGGAAATAATGATAACCATCTTTCGAATAAAggattaataaattttaaacatGTAATAAATGGAAATGGCCAAAACATATCTAATGATGATGAATTTCCAAATTATACTTATgctaataaatttatgaCTGATTCAGGTGGAGTAATccgaaataataattcgaTAACTAACGATActaatatacaaatttctgatgatattaaaaaatatgaccatgtaataaataataatactcATGATAATACAAAACTAGCAAATCATATTTCCGATCATCATCATATATCAAATGACCAAATTCCAAATCCTGAAACCAATTCATCAGCAGTTAGTTCTAATATACCCGATGCTATAAACCACCCAACTTATTTAAATGTtaataaagaatattataacaATACTAACTATTTTAACAATGTGATTTCAAATgatcaaataatatttcaacACACAAATGGAACATCAAATGTTGTAAATAATGGAGTTCCGATTAAATACTTAATTGAAAATGGTTCAagttcaaataaaatatatggatataataacaacaattatcttaataatattaatcaAAATGAAAGAACGACAAATGGAATATCTGGTGAGTCGAATAATAATTCTGgtgttattataaaaaacgatgaatattttaatactATTACAATAGAAAAagacaataataataataataaaataaataattctatTTCATATGACCCAGATGACAATAATCATAATTATAACAACATTAACAACCCTTCAAcacatatacataaatcTAAACAGCACAATCAATcacaatatataaatttaaatgaaacaATAAATAACGATATTAACATGGGAATGAATATGGAATACAACAATGAACTGAATtacattaatataaataataatgataacaataataataataagaagaaaaataacACCACATCCTATTTTTATCCCCATAATagaaataacaatattcctaataattttcttccaaaaactaatgaaaataatacaacATCTCTTAACTGTATGCCTAATGGAGATAATATAATGTATTTCCCTGATCATGTTGTttcagaaaataaaatttcagGAAACCTTGTTTATTTTGACTCG GATATGAATAGAATATCTGGAGGAATTGAAGACATTGAAATAAATGGCCACAAAAggaaacaattttttaataatgcATCTCATTTTTTAGAGTTagttgataaaaaaataataaaacggaaaaaaaaaaaatcatctTCTCTGAATGCTGTGAATG GAGACAATGATACAATATGGGATTTagttttgaaaaataaaacaaaaaggGAAAGgaggaaaaataaaaaatcaaataatataacaatagATAATACATTAGATGATATTATTAACTTTGATAAAAACcaaaataatgatttaaatatgCTTTGTCTAAATAATAACGGATATTATTTGAACaatgataatgataatcAAATTGAAACcaatgaaataaatgaattaacTGACAAAGAAAGAAATGAACAACATCCTGAAGAAGATTCTCATAATccaaataatgaaaatgaagatgATATTCTTAGTTTTCTAAACATTTGTATGCCAAACTATTCCAccaaattaaatataaatgaacgAGGTGAAGTTGTTTATGACGATAAACGCAcatataattcaaatacaataatgaatgataatgataataattttaattttttgatgaaaacaaaaaataaagttaacgaaaatttaaataattgtcaaattgaaaaatataataatgcatataaaaaagcGAAATTATGCAAATGGTCAGAACAACAaactaataaattttatgaagTTATTGAAATGTTTGGTATTGATTTGATGATGGTTAAGGCATTATTGCCATCTTTTACAGATAAACAAATTCgggataaatataaaaaagaaaaaaaaaataatcctTATAGAATAGATCAagcattaaaaaaaaataaagaaattgaTTTAGAAGCATATGAAAATGAACATGGAAAAATCGACCACTCGACACAccataattattatgacTCAACTAGCGATTTGG